GTCGATGTGTGGATGAAATTCAGGAAGGAGAATCCAGAAGTCGGTCTTTCCATCTCGGGTCCTGAATCTGAATCCAGGGAAGTTTTGAGGTTTCTCTGTTTTTTCCATATCCACCAGAAAAAGAGGAGAAACGCGGTGTTGACCACCAGGTTATGAGTCAAAATGATATATAAACGCTGATCGATGGCCAAACCCGGCAGGTATCCATAGGGATAGGACAAGAGCAGGCGATGGCCGTTGGGGTAGAGATTGAAGCCATAGTCCAGGAGATCGTTGACGTACAGCCATACTGTGACAGCAATGAGATGACCGGCGTGCCAGCGCCTGATGAAGGGATAAAGCAAAAGAGACTGTACTCCCATGATGACGTGTAAGCCAATCAAAGCCAGGTTGGTATTGCGCACGGCCGGATACAGGGGGTTCAGATAAAGCTCGCTGTAGAGGGGAATGGTGGTCACGGTCCATAAGGCGTATTTGATGCTGTTGGCGATGACCAGGATCAAAAGGAACTCAGGGTAGATCTTTTTCTTCACCAGGATAAAAGCAATGACGAATAAGGTCGAGAAGAGGGGGCAATCGGGAATGAATATCCACAGGTACCAGGGGGTAGCCAGGAGCTGTTCACCATAGAACACGGTATAGCCATACCAAGCACTCAGGATATTGCCCACCACCAGGAGCCAGAAAAGCAGTTGGTTATCGTAGAAGACGGCGACGAATCGATTTTTCATTTCCACCCATTATAAGCGATCCCCCCCGGCTATGACGAGACCTC
The window above is part of the Atribacteraceae bacterium genome. Proteins encoded here:
- a CDS encoding DUF1405 domain-containing protein is translated as MKNRFVAVFYDNQLLFWLLVVGNILSAWYGYTVFYGEQLLATPWYLWIFIPDCPLFSTLFVIAFILVKKKIYPEFLLILVIANSIKYALWTVTTIPLYSELYLNPLYPAVRNTNLALIGLHVIMGVQSLLLYPFIRRWHAGHLIAVTVWLYVNDLLDYGFNLYPNGHRLLLSYPYGYLPGLAIDQRLYIILTHNLVVNTAFLLFFWWIWKKQRNLKTSLDSDSGPEMERPTSGFSFLNFIHTSTRD